GCGCGGCGCGCCTGCCGGTTGCCGGCCCGGGGCGGCCCGGTGCAGCACGATGGGCGCGGCCGGCGTGGCGGCGAAGAACTCGTCCGCGGCGGCCTCCGGCGGGTCTTGGGGGCGGTCAGGCGGGGCCGGTGCGGGCGGTTCCGGTGGGGGAGGCGGCGGGGGCGGCGCGGGGGGCGGCGGAACGGACGCGCGGTGGTTGAGCACCAGCGGGGCTACCGTGTCCACATCGTCCCACGTGACCGTCTCGCGGCCGTGCATCGCGGCGTGAACGCGGGCGGCGCGGTGCAGCACCAGGTCGGCCCGCAGGCTGCTCACACCGGAGCGCACCACCAGTTCGGACACCTGTGTCAGCACCTCGTCACTGACCTGCACGCCCCGCCACCCCTCGGCGGCCTGCCGGAGGCAGGCGCGCAGCGCCTGTTCCTGCTCCGCCCAGCGGGCACAGAACTCTGCCGGGTCAGCCTCGAACGCCATGCGCCGGCGGATGATCTCCACGCGGTGCTCCGGCGACCGGGGGGCCAGCACGTCCACGCACAGCCCGAACCGGTCTAGAAACTGCGGCCGGAGCTGGCCCTCTTCCGGGTTCATGCTGCCCACCAGCGCGAAGCGGGCCGGCTGCTCGGCGCTGAGGCTGTCGCGCTGAACCCGCACCACGCCCATCGCCGCGGCGTCCAGCAGCACGTCCACGAGGTGGTCCGGCAGCAGGTTGACCTCGTCGATGTACAGCAGGCCGCCGTGGGCCTGCGCCATCAGGCCTGGCTGGAGCCGGGCCTCGCCCCGCAGGGCCGCGTCCAGATCCAGGGTTCCCACCACCCGGTCCTCGGTGGCGCCCAAGGGCAGGTTCACGAAGGGGCCGCGGTCCGGGAGCAGGGCCGCCAGTCCCCGCGCGGCCGTGCTCTTCGCGGCGCCCTTGTCGCCCCGGATCAGCACCCCACCCAGGTCCGGGCAGGCGGCCACCAGCGACAGTGCCAGCAGCAGCTGGGGCTGGTGCGCCACGGCCGACAATGGGTACGCGGTCACGCCCGCACCCCCTGGTCGACCCGGAGGATGGTGATGTCGAACGTCCAGGCGTAGGTCCACTGACCGTCCTCTTCGGTCAGGAACGGCCCGAGCGCCGCCAGACTCTCGGATTCGCTCAGGGGAAGGCGCGCGAAGGCCAGCAGGGAGGCGATGTCCGTGAACGTCAGCCTGCGGCGCTCGGTCACGCGCCGGACGTCACAGGTCCAGGCCAGGGCGTCCAGGGCGTCCTGCAGCAGACTCGCCCGGCCGGGCTTGGGAGTGCCGGCCAGCGCGCGGCGCAGTTGCACATGGGGACTGCCGACGCCGTCGTCTTCCAGCAGGTAGAGAGCGCGGCGGCTCAGGCGCCGCAGGGTCAGCAGGGCCGCGCGCAGGTCCGGCTGGTAGGCCAGGGACCAGGCCGCGAGGACCGCGTCATGGGGGGCGACCACTCCCTCCGCCTCCTCGAGGGAGCCGCAGACGGCGCGCACGTGCGCGGGTGGGCCTTTGGCCTGGAGCTGCGCCAGCATGTCGGGCGAGTGGTCCAGCGCCGTGACCTGCGCCACGGCGTCCGCCAGGGGAAGCAGCAGGCGGCCCGTGCCTGCCCCCACCTCCAGCAGGCTGCCCAGCCCGCGCAGGTCCTCCCGCAGGCAGGCGGCCGTGTTCGGCAGCGGCGGCTGGGAGTGGTCGTACCCGGCCGCCTTGCCCTGCCAGAAAGCAAGGTCGCGTTCCGGCCGGTACCGCTCCGACCGGGCGGAGTACACCAGGTCCCGCCAGCGGATGAACGGATCAGCGGGCATGTTCCCCCCGTTCCTCCAGCAGCCCCTCGCTTTCGGCGAGGAGGTCGTGCAGGGCGGCCAGCGTCCCGCTGCCCGCCTTCCACATGCCCCGCTGCTCGGCTTCCAGCAGGCGGCTGGTGATCGCGTTCAGCGCCCAGGGGTTGCTCTGTTTCAGGAAGGCCTGGTTCTCGGGGTCCAGGGCGTAGGCCTGCGCCACGCCCTCGAACATGAAGTCATGCGCGAGCTGGGCGGTGGCGTCGAAACCGAACAGGTAGTCCACGGTGGCCGTCTGCTCCAGCCCGCCCTTGTACCCGTGCCGCCGGATGCCCTCGAGCCACTTGGGGTTCACCACCCGTGAGCGGTACACCCGCAGGGCTTCTTCCTTGAGGTCGCGCACGCGCGCCCGCTCGGGGTTGGCGCTGTCCCCGAAGTACCCTCTCGGCTGCGCGCCGCTGAGGTGCCGGACCGAGGCGAGCATCCCCCCGAAAAACTGCAGGTAGTCGTCACTGTCGAAGATGTCGTGTTCTCGGTTGTCCTGGTTGTGCAGCACCAGCTGCGTCTGGGAGAGGCGGGCCCGGAAGTCCTCGCGGGCGTCGGCGCCCTGCTCGGCGGCCGTGTAGGCGTACCCGCCCCAGTTCACGAAGACGTTCGCGAAGTCCGCGTCCGTCTGCCAGTTGCCTTCCTGAATGAGGTCGAGGATGCCCGCGCCGTACGTGCCCGGCGCACTGCCGAACACCCGGCGGGTGGCGCGCGTCTCCGCCTCGTCGGGCGGCAGGTCACCCAGGCGGCCCTCCAGTTCGGCCAGGTAATGCTTGCGTGGGTAGTTCTGCTCCGGGTCCTCCTCGGCGTGCATGACCAGTTGGAAGGCGTCGTCCAGAAGGTGAATCAGTTGCGGGAAGGCGTCCCGGAAAAAGCCGCTGATGCGCACGGTCACGTCGATGCGTGGCCGCCCGAGTTCCGCCAGGGGAATGAGTTCCACGCCCTCCAGGCGCCGGCTCTGCGGGTGCCAGAGCGGCCGGGCGCCCAGCAGGGCCAGGATCTCGGCCACGTCGTCCCCCTGGGTGCGCATGTTGCTGGTGCCCCAGACGCTGATGGCGACGTGCTCCGGGTACGTTCCGCCGCAGTCCTGCCGGTGGCGGTCCAGCACCTCCCGCGCCAGGTTCTGCCCCACCGCCCAGGCCGCGTGTGAAGGCACGGCCCGGGGGTCGACGGCGTAGAAGTTGCGCCCGGTCGGCAGGATGTGCGCCTGTCCCCGGGACGGCGCGCCGCTCGGCCCGGCGGGCACGTACAGTCCGGCCAGGCCCGCGAGCAGGTGGGTGATCTCCTCGCCGGTGCGGTCCAGGTCGGGCCGCAGGTTCCGGCAGGCGTACTCCAGCGTCAGCGGCAGGGTGGCGTACCCGTCACGCACGCCGAGCGTCAGGGCCAGCACCTCGGGAATCGCCGCCGGGTCGAAGTCCCGCGCCTGCAGCGTCTGGTACAGGTGCAGCGCCAGCTCGTCCAGCAGTTCCAGGGCGTCCCCGTTCGTCTGGACCGCCCGGCCGGCCAGGTTGTTCAGCGCCGGGTCGGCCGCGCGGCGCTGCCCGGGGTGACCGAGCAGGTCCGCGAGGGGCAGGCCCAGCACCTCGGACAGGCCGGCGTGCAGGCCGGGTACGCCCGGGTTCGCCAGGCGGGTGAGCGCCCGCAGCATCTCCGCCTGCTGCTCCCCCTGCGGCGCCTGCCCCAGGACGTGCAGTCCGTCGCGGATCTGCGCGGCGCCCAGTTCGCAGAGGTACCCGTCGATGTCCTCCAGCAGGTGCGCCACGTCCGAGCCGTTCATCTCCGTGATGGTGACGGGCACGCCGTCCTCCGTTTCGGTGTCGTCCCATTCGTGGACGTGGTCCCCATGGTCCCGGCGCAGCATCGTGCCGAGGTCCACGCCCAGGTTGGCCTGCTGCACCAGGTCCCAGATCTGCCCCTGCAACAGCGGCAGCTTGCCCGGGTCGAGCAGTTCCAGCTGGTAGTACTCGTCCACCAGCGCCGCGAGTTCGGCCAGGGGGCCGTACGTGTCCGCGCGGGTCAGCGGGGGTGGCAGGTGATCGATGATGGTGGCGTGCGCGCGGCGTTTGGCCTGCGTGCCCTCCCCGGGATCGTTGATCACGAACGGGTAGAACAGTGGCAGGTCGCCCAGGAAGCTGTCCGGGAAGCAGGAGGCGGACAGGCCCACGCCCTTGCCCGGCAGCCATTCCAGCGTGCCGTGTTTGCCCACGTGAACCATCGCGTCCGCGCCGAAGCCCCCGAGCACCACCGGTTCCCGCAGCCAGCGGTACAGGGCGTAGTAGTGGTGCGTCGGCGGCAGGTCAGGCGTGTGGTAGATCGCGTCGGCATCCATGCCGTACCCGCGCGGCGGTTGCAGGGCCACGAACACCTTCCCGAAAGTCAGGCCAGCCAAACACAGCTGACCGCCGTGCACGTACGCCTCGCCCGGCGCCTTCCCCCACTGCTCGGTCATCCGGCGCTGCTGAGAGGCCGGCAGCTCGGCAAACCAGCTGGCGTACAGCGGCCCGGGAATTCGCACCGCGGCCCTGGACAGCTGGCCCGGCGTCATCACCGTCTGGTCGTAGTTGCTGCGCTCGATGAGCTCGTGCATCAGGGCGTCCGGGGACGAGGGCAGCTCCCCCACGTCGTAGCCCTCCGCGCTCAGGGCGTGCAGGATACGCAGCAGGGACGCGGCCGAGTCCAGGCCCACCGCGTTGCCCACCTGCGCGGCCTTGCCCGTGGAGTTCGTGAACACGAAGGCCAGCCGTTTGTCGCCGTTCGGCCGCTGTCGCAGCCGCGCGAGCCGCAGGGCCGTGCCGGCCAGCCGGGCGGTGCGTTCCGGGTCCGCCACCTGACGCCGCACCTCGCCCTCCTGCTCCTTGAAGGCGAACGGCACCGAGATGACCCGCCCGTCGAACTCCGGAATCGCGACGTTCATGGCGGTATCCAGCGGATTCAGGCCCCGCGGACTGGTCTCCCACGGGCCCCGTCCGCCGCCGAGCGTCACGCCCTGAACCACCGGCACCCCCAGGCGGCCCAACGCGCTGACGTTCCCGCCGGGCAGCGTGACGCCCCCGGCATTGACCTCACCCATCGCGAATGAGAGCGTGGTGACCAGCGCGGAAATGCGCGGCGCCCCGGACTCAGACCGGAGCAGCGCGAACGCTTTCGGGTCCCCCGCCGCGTCCACGTCCTTGAGAGAGGTGGTGAACACCGGCAGGGCGTCGGCCCCCGCGTCGTCCAAGGCCTCCACCAGCGCGTCGATGAAGGCCGTGTTGCCGCTGAGCGCGTGGGCCCGGTAGAACAGGACGCCCACGGCCGGCCGCTGCGGGTCCCGCCACCGCTCCCAGTCGGCCATGGTGGCGTCCTCCGGGAGGCTGGGATGGTAGATGCCGTGCTCCGGGAGCGCCAGCGGCGGCGCCGCGCCGTACCCGGTCATCCGCAAGGTGTCCGAGAGTGACAGCAGCAGCTCCCGCGTGTTCTGCCAGCCGCTCGCGGCCAGGTAGGCCCGGGCCGTATCCAGCGTATGTGCAGGGGCCAGCGAGAGCCGGGCCAGCTCCGCGTCCGGTTCGTTGGTGCCGCTGAGCAGCAGCAGGGTCTGCCCAGCCTTCTGGGCATGCGTGAGCAGCAGGTCGATCCCCGGAACGTTCCGGACCGGTCCGTGCAGCCGGGCGATCACCACCTCGGCGCGCCCCACGTCACCCTGCAGCAGGGTGGTCATCTGCGCGTCGCTGCGGATATTGAGCAGCAGCGCTCCCGTGACCGGGCCAAAATCGTCCGGCAGGGTCTCCCGGGCGGTCCGCAGGTTCAGCAGGTCTGTGTCGGCGTGGCTGAGCAGCGCGACGCCACTCAGTTCGGCCGGCACCTCGGGTGCCGCCGCGGTCACCCGGCCGGCGCCGGCCCCACTGGCCACGTCCCAGGTGTAGTAGTTGAAGGTGTACTCCACCAGTTCCGGCGGGACCGGCAGGTGTCCATCGGCGGCAAGCATGGCGGAGATGTAATCGAAGATCGCCGCCACCAGCCACGGGTCGTTCACCGAGTGGAACCAGGTGTCGCGCCCGTCGAAGACCAGGTGCGCCACGTTGCTCAGCGCGCACGGCCCCAGGCAGCCGCTTTTGGTCAGGTGAACCTGGTTGCGCATCCTGCGGCGGGTCCACTCTTCCTTGTACGCGTCCACCGGCGCCGCGGCGTACCCACGGTCGGTGCGCCCGCAGCAGCAGCCGTGAAAGCAGTAGCTCAGGTGTCCGCGCTTGCGGACCACGTTAATGGTCCGGCCGTCGGCGCGAGTCACGCGCTGCCGCGTCGCTCCCGCGTTCACGCGGCCACCGCAGCGGCGCGCCCGGTCCGGCTCCACACGCGCAGCGCGACCAGCACAGCGAACACCGCGAACCCGAGGGGATTGGCGATCTCCCCGAGATCCACGCCGGCCAGGTCACACAGGGCGAAGGTCAGCGACAGGGCCACGACCATCCAGCCCATTGCCTGGGACGCGAGGCGCGCCCGCTGCGGGTCCGCCTGCTGGCCGCGCTGCAACTGCGCGGCCAGCAGGCCGTCCATGCCGTCGGTCAGGACCATGCCGAGCGTGAACACCAGGCCCAGCAGCAGCGGCGGTACCCGCTCACTCAGCGCCAGTGCCGACAGCTGTGAACTGGTTTCCATGCCCACGGCCAGCAGCAGGCCCATCAGCAGCGGACTGGAGGCGAGGACCGCCCGGCTGGCCGTCCGGGACGGCTGAGCGTGCGGCGCGGCTGGCCGCAGCAGCCGCCACAGGTTCAGGGCCGCGACGCCCAGGAAAAGGTACGGCGCCAGCCAGCCCAGCCCGAAGTTCGCACCCAGGCGGTCCACCAGCAGGGCCAGCGCGGTCACCACCAGTCCATGTCCCAGGCCGAACAGCACCCCGTTCCACCGGCTTGGCCGGAGGCGGGAGAAGCCGTCGATGGCGGCCAGGTGATCGGCGTCCATGCCGTGGCGCAGACCCAGCGCGAACACCAGGGCGAGCGTGGCCGTCATGCCTTGTTCCTGACCGGCCGGGCGGAGCGACAGGCAGGGTTCCGGGGAGGAGGTGGTGGGGTGGACAGGGAAGGGCGCATGGGAACTCCAGCAGGCACAGGCAAACGGCAACGGGACGGGCATGCCAGAAACGCCCACTCCGGTGGGGGCCGGAGTGGGCGGGAATGCAGGTGTTCGTGCATTGACCGACTGACTCGCTGCTGGCCCTCTGATGGCGAGAGGTGCGAAGCCCGGAGGCGCCGCGTCCCTGAGAGGCATTCGGACTGATGGGCCAGGCCCCATTACCGCTGCGCAACAGTGCCGGAATCTCACCGGACTTCCCCTGATTCAGGTATGGGGACTCTACCACCTGACGTCTGGAGGGCGTCCAGGGGCACAGCCTCTGTCGGGGCAGGTTTCTGGTTCGTCCAGCCTCCATCTGAGAGGTGAGTTCTTCTGTCCGTCGTTACGATAATGATAACTCATTCTCAATTCTTTGGTATGGTCCTCACCGTGAAGCTCGTACTCCTCCTCGCCTGCAGCCTGACCACGGCGGCCACCGCTGCCACCTACCCGCTCACCATCAATCACTTCAGCGGCGAAACCACGCTCCGCAAACCACCTGCGCGCACCGTGGCCCTCGGCCCCCACGCGCTGGACCTGCTGCTGTCCCTCGGCGTTCAGCCGGTTGGCTACGGCGAGGCCGCACAACTGAGTGTGAACAACTACGGCAGCCCCATCCGGCAGATCCGGTACCTGGGCAGCCGGGTCAAGGGCACCCCCGTGAACGTCGGGGACCGCTTCAAACCCAACCTGGAAGTCGTCGCCAGCCTGAAGCCCGACCTGATCGTGGGGGAGAACTACGCCAGCGACTCGTACACGGCCCTGAACAAGATCGCCCCCACCGTCCTGCTGCACGGCATTCACAGCGGCGACTGGCAGAAGAACATCGTCACCCTCGCCCAGGCCCTGAACCGGGAAGGGCAGGCCAAAGCGGTCATCGCGCGCCACGCCCGCATCCTTGCCGGTGCCCGCACGGCCATCCCCGCACAACTGCGCGGCAAGAAGGCCTTGGTCGTCTGGAACGCGGGCGGAGCCAGCCGGAACCTCTACACCATCCTCGGGCCGAAGGACTGGACCGGCGGATTCTTCGAAAACCTAGGCTTCAAGCTCGAACTCCCTGCCCGGCGGGACACCACCCTGACCGACGGCTACGCCCAGATCAGCAGCGAAGCCCTCAGCTCCCTGAACCCGGATGCCGTTTTCGTGATCGCCAGCAGCAAAAACACCGTTGCACAGGCCGCCCGGGACTGGAAGGCCAACGCCCTGGCCCAGACCCTGCGGGCCAGCCGGCAGGGCCACGTGTACTTCCTGGACGTTCAGCTGTTCAGCCGGATTCGCGGGCCCATCGCCGAGGAGCTGATGGTGCAAGAACTCCTGCGCCAGCTGCGGTGACGAAGCTTCACCCCGCACTGCACCCGTAACGTCCGTTTCAGCCTCGACAAGATCACCGGCCGTGCAGGCCGCACGGCTCAGGCCGGGTAACGCCGCGTCAGCGCCACTCGAAGCCGTAGGTCTGGTACCAGTCTCCAGCGGCACAGATCGCGGACGAGCGGTACGTGCCGCCGTTGTTACGCCAGACGCCATCCACGTGGCCAAACCGGTTCGCGACGCCGTTGTCGTAGCACTTCACGAAGAAGCGGTACTGCGAGAGTGGAGCGTCCCGGCTGCACCAGCCCGACTCATTGGGCACCACCTTGCACAGACCCGAGGCCGCGGACTGTTGACCGCAAGGGGCAAGGAGCGTGCCGAGAACCAGGGAAACGCAAGGAGAAAGGCAAGGAGCGTTCAGGAGCGAGGCCGTCGCCGTCATGCACCTGAGCCCGGCCTTCCACCGAAAAACTCCAGAAAGGGATGTGTGAACCGGTTGACATCGGACGGCCCTGGCAATCCTGCGCAGCCCCCTGAGGCGCTGTGACGTGGGGACTCGCCCGCTCGCCTGTCGCTACCGACCCTGCAGCATCAAGCCGATCAAGAGGGAGGCGTCGAGGCACAGGAGCAGGACGGACAGCCGCGTCACCCACTGCTCCGGGGTGACCCGCTTCTTCCGCCCTCTACGTCGCCGCTTCCTTCCCACAGGCCCGAAACCCTAACACAGCCGCTTCATGGGGAACCTGGCGCCGCTGTTCTCGCACCCGCTCATTGGCACGCACACCCGCCCTCCCGTGGCGTGCACAGGGAGCAGCGACATGAACAGTCAACCGGCACCGTTCGGACGTTGGGGCGGCCTCGCCGCCACTGTGGTAGGCCTTCTTTTCATTTTGGTTCAGGCCATTCACCCCGCTGAGACCCTCGCCGCGGTCACCACTTCCCGCTGGGCCCTCGTTCACGCCCTCACGATGGTGATGCCGCTGTTCGGGTTGCTGGGTCTGACGGCCCTTCACACCCGGCAAGCCGGTGCGGCCGGCTGGCCCGGCGTAACCGGGTACATCCTGCTCAGCCTCTGGCTGATTCTGGTGGCGGCCTTCACCTTCGTCGAAGCCTTCATACTGCCGCTGATCGCCGCGAGTTCACCCGGGTTCGTACAGAGCTTCCTGGGGCTCTTCAGTGGCCGGCCCGGTGAGATGGACCTCGGGGTCCTCGCGGCCGCTGGCCCGCTCTCAGGCCTGCTGTACATGCTCGGTGGCCTGCTCTTCGGCCTGGGAACGGTCCAGGCCCGCGTGCTGCCCCGGCCGGCTGGCGTGTCCCTCGCTGTCTCCGCGCTGCTGCCCGTGGTGGTTTCTGTGCTGCCACACGCTATGCAACGCGTTGCGGCCGTGCCCATGGGCCTGAGCCTGGCATGGCTCGGGTACGCGCTCTGGCAGGACTGCCAGGCTGACCTGCCAGCAGTGACGTCGCTGGCCCGGCAGCCCGGTGAGGCCTCCCTGCCCGAAGCCCTCCGTTGAAGACGCTGTGGCACGGGTGAGATCCGGTGCCGTGCGACCTATCGCTCCTGTATTCCAGGTCCATCGTGGGCTGGCAAACCCGGAGCGGCGTACCCGATCGAAATTCACCTTTTGTTTCAGCCGAGGTAGAGCAGTGGTCCCTGGGTTAAGGAGGGGCTTCAGCGCAAGGAAAGCCGCAGGCCCGAATGCGTGGGTCCAGTGGGATCCCCTCCGGGATGGTGGGGCATGATGCACGAAACCTGGCAGGCTACCGGCCCATCGGCCGGTTCGCGGCCACGCTCATCTGTCCGGGTGCGTACAGCCGCGCCGTTTGCAGTTTCCGGATGCTTTCCTCGATGGCGTTCGTGTGGTTCACCAGGGTCCAGGCCACGCCCCGCGCGTCTTTCACCACCACGCCCGGACCGCTGGCCGCCGGCGTCCAGGTGCCCCGGGTGACCTTCCCTCCGGCCTTCCAGAGGTAGGTGCCGTCCCCGTTGATCTTCAGCGCCTCTGACGCTGCTGCGTATGAGAATTCCCGGTAAAGGTCCTTGCCGTCCGTGCGGGTGTTCACTGCCATCACCTCACCGAGTCGCCACTCGCCGACGAAAAAGCCAGTCCAGTACGGGCTGCGCGTGACGTGCGCCACCTCGCCCCAGGCGTAGTAGTCCTTCCAGGTGGGCTGGTCGAGCTGGGAGATCAGGTACTTCCGGTCCTGCTGGGAGCGGACCTCCTCAATGACGCCGCGGCGCCACCCCGTGGAGGTCCAGAACTGCACCAGCTCCCCGACGCGGAAGTGTGTGAACGCCGGCCAGCGGGCCTTGTCTGTCCAGGCACGCGGCGTCACGCCCCGGGCGGAGGAGGCCTTGTTCGGCGCGGCCACAGGCGCCTTCGCCGGCGCCGGGGTCTTCAGGGGCGGCACCGCCACCTTCACCGGGGCCGGTCCTGCCGCGGCCACGAGCAGCGCCACCATCTTCTTATCGCCGTAGAAGTGCGCCCAGTCCAGCGCCGTCCGGCCCGTGTCGTCCTTGATGCCCAGGTCCGCGCCCTGGTCGATCAGGAACTGCGCGATGGCGTGCTGCCCGCCTGACACGGCCCCCATCAGGGCGGTTTTGCCGCCGTAGGGAAGCTGGTAGTTGATGTCCGCTCCCATGCCGAGCCAGGTCTTGATCTCGTTCAGGTACCCGCCGGTGGCGTCGCGGTACATGCGTCCGGCCAGCTCCTGCAGCGTCTCCCCGGCGGCCAGGGC
This is a stretch of genomic DNA from Deinococcus ficus. It encodes these proteins:
- a CDS encoding nickel transporter encodes the protein MTATLALVFALGLRHGMDADHLAAIDGFSRLRPSRWNGVLFGLGHGLVVTALALLVDRLGANFGLGWLAPYLFLGVAALNLWRLLRPAAPHAQPSRTASRAVLASSPLLMGLLLAVGMETSSQLSALALSERVPPLLLGLVFTLGMVLTDGMDGLLAAQLQRGQQADPQRARLASQAMGWMVVALSLTFALCDLAGVDLGEIANPLGFAVFAVLVALRVWSRTGRAAAVAA
- the cobN gene encoding cobaltochelatase subunit CobN — its product is MTRADGRTINVVRKRGHLSYCFHGCCCGRTDRGYAAAPVDAYKEEWTRRRMRNQVHLTKSGCLGPCALSNVAHLVFDGRDTWFHSVNDPWLVAAIFDYISAMLAADGHLPVPPELVEYTFNYYTWDVASGAGAGRVTAAAPEVPAELSGVALLSHADTDLLNLRTARETLPDDFGPVTGALLLNIRSDAQMTTLLQGDVGRAEVVIARLHGPVRNVPGIDLLLTHAQKAGQTLLLLSGTNEPDAELARLSLAPAHTLDTARAYLAASGWQNTRELLLSLSDTLRMTGYGAAPPLALPEHGIYHPSLPEDATMADWERWRDPQRPAVGVLFYRAHALSGNTAFIDALVEALDDAGADALPVFTTSLKDVDAAGDPKAFALLRSESGAPRISALVTTLSFAMGEVNAGGVTLPGGNVSALGRLGVPVVQGVTLGGGRGPWETSPRGLNPLDTAMNVAIPEFDGRVISVPFAFKEQEGEVRRQVADPERTARLAGTALRLARLRQRPNGDKRLAFVFTNSTGKAAQVGNAVGLDSAASLLRILHALSAEGYDVGELPSSPDALMHELIERSNYDQTVMTPGQLSRAAVRIPGPLYASWFAELPASQQRRMTEQWGKAPGEAYVHGGQLCLAGLTFGKVFVALQPPRGYGMDADAIYHTPDLPPTHHYYALYRWLREPVVLGGFGADAMVHVGKHGTLEWLPGKGVGLSASCFPDSFLGDLPLFYPFVINDPGEGTQAKRRAHATIIDHLPPPLTRADTYGPLAELAALVDEYYQLELLDPGKLPLLQGQIWDLVQQANLGVDLGTMLRRDHGDHVHEWDDTETEDGVPVTITEMNGSDVAHLLEDIDGYLCELGAAQIRDGLHVLGQAPQGEQQAEMLRALTRLANPGVPGLHAGLSEVLGLPLADLLGHPGQRRAADPALNNLAGRAVQTNGDALELLDELALHLYQTLQARDFDPAAIPEVLALTLGVRDGYATLPLTLEYACRNLRPDLDRTGEEITHLLAGLAGLYVPAGPSGAPSRGQAHILPTGRNFYAVDPRAVPSHAAWAVGQNLAREVLDRHRQDCGGTYPEHVAISVWGTSNMRTQGDDVAEILALLGARPLWHPQSRRLEGVELIPLAELGRPRIDVTVRISGFFRDAFPQLIHLLDDAFQLVMHAEEDPEQNYPRKHYLAELEGRLGDLPPDEAETRATRRVFGSAPGTYGAGILDLIQEGNWQTDADFANVFVNWGGYAYTAAEQGADAREDFRARLSQTQLVLHNQDNREHDIFDSDDYLQFFGGMLASVRHLSGAQPRGYFGDSANPERARVRDLKEEALRVYRSRVVNPKWLEGIRRHGYKGGLEQTATVDYLFGFDATAQLAHDFMFEGVAQAYALDPENQAFLKQSNPWALNAITSRLLEAEQRGMWKAGSGTLAALHDLLAESEGLLEERGEHAR
- a CDS encoding ABC transporter substrate-binding protein, which encodes MKLVLLLACSLTTAATAATYPLTINHFSGETTLRKPPARTVALGPHALDLLLSLGVQPVGYGEAAQLSVNNYGSPIRQIRYLGSRVKGTPVNVGDRFKPNLEVVASLKPDLIVGENYASDSYTALNKIAPTVLLHGIHSGDWQKNIVTLAQALNREGQAKAVIARHARILAGARTAIPAQLRGKKALVVWNAGGASRNLYTILGPKDWTGGFFENLGFKLELPARRDTTLTDGYAQISSEALSSLNPDAVFVIASSKNTVAQAARDWKANALAQTLRASRQGHVYFLDVQLFSRIRGPIAEELMVQELLRQLR
- a CDS encoding VWA domain-containing protein, with product MTAYPLSAVAHQPQLLLALSLVAACPDLGGVLIRGDKGAAKSTAARGLAALLPDRGPFVNLPLGATEDRVVGTLDLDAALRGEARLQPGLMAQAHGGLLYIDEVNLLPDHLVDVLLDAAAMGVVRVQRDSLSAEQPARFALVGSMNPEEGQLRPQFLDRFGLCVDVLAPRSPEHRVEIIRRRMAFEADPAEFCARWAEQEQALRACLRQAAEGWRGVQVSDEVLTQVSELVVRSGVSSLRADLVLHRAARVHAAMHGRETVTWDDVDTVAPLVLNHRASVPPPPAPPPPPPPPEPPAPAPPDRPQDPPEAAADEFFAATPAAPIVLHRAAPGRQPAGAPRGPVIRTQPDPAAERLDLPATLRTALQRGLGAQGDFTLTRQDFQAPVRQEQAGRRVLFVADASGSVGVAGRMGALKGAVMALLAESGGRDRVALITFRGSGADLRLGWTTDRQAAEDAVRAAPTGGRTPLAHALQLAGEVLRQEAHAELVLFTDGRANVPLSPGSDAWADALAQAQLLKIYPSTVVNTEHGHVRLNRAAQLARTLGATMQDLQPV
- a CDS encoding ankyrin repeat domain-containing protein, with protein sequence MHRLLTMTVVLTLASTPALAAGETLQELAGRMYRDATGGYLNEIKTWLGMGADINYQLPYGGKTALMGAVSGGQHAIAQFLIDQGADLGIKDDTGRTALDWAHFYGDKKMVALLVAAAGPAPVKVAVPPLKTPAPAKAPVAAPNKASSARGVTPRAWTDKARWPAFTHFRVGELVQFWTSTGWRRGVIEEVRSQQDRKYLISQLDQPTWKDYYAWGEVAHVTRSPYWTGFFVGEWRLGEVMAVNTRTDGKDLYREFSYAAASEALKINGDGTYLWKAGGKVTRGTWTPAASGPGVVVKDARGVAWTLVNHTNAIEESIRKLQTARLYAPGQMSVAANRPMGR
- a CDS encoding class I SAM-dependent methyltransferase, whose translation is MPADPFIRWRDLVYSARSERYRPERDLAFWQGKAAGYDHSQPPLPNTAACLREDLRGLGSLLEVGAGTGRLLLPLADAVAQVTALDHSPDMLAQLQAKGPPAHVRAVCGSLEEAEGVVAPHDAVLAAWSLAYQPDLRAALLTLRRLSRRALYLLEDDGVGSPHVQLRRALAGTPKPGRASLLQDALDALAWTCDVRRVTERRRLTFTDIASLLAFARLPLSESESLAALGPFLTEEDGQWTYAWTFDITILRVDQGVRA